A single Methanocaldococcus bathoardescens DNA region contains:
- a CDS encoding UPF0058 family protein, translating into MHKEQLMKLHQFFVYVVKEIINDDFENTNNECKKLLEIYEMLDIRPHHIHRLKSEQKAAILLLSACVASYLANNMENVPKNLAKKLEENAFKHLNSCKKNIIILEEDENNGENAEKEE; encoded by the coding sequence ATGCACAAAGAACAGTTAATGAAACTTCATCAATTTTTTGTTTATGTTGTAAAAGAAATTATAAATGATGATTTTGAAAATACAAATAATGAATGCAAAAAATTACTTGAAATTTATGAAATGTTAGACATTCGCCCCCATCACATTCATCGACTTAAAAGTGAACAAAAAGCTGCTATATTACTATTATCTGCCTGTGTTGCCAGTTATTTAGCTAATAATATGGAGAATGTTCCAAAAAACTTAGCTAAAAAACTTGAAGAAAACGCTTTTAAACATCTAAACAGCTGTAAGAAAAACATTATTATATTAGAAGAAGATGAAAATAATGGTGAAAATGCTGAGAAAGAGGAATAA
- the guaA gene encoding glutamine-hydrolyzing GMP synthase encodes MFNPQKFIEEAVEEIKQQIGDRKAIIALSGGVDSSVAAVLTHKAIGNNLTAVFVDTGLMRKGEREEVEKTFRDKLGLNLIVVDAKDRFLEALKGVTDPEEKRKIIGKLFIDVFEEIAEEIKAEVLVQGTIAPDWIETQGNIKSHHNVALPHGMVLEVVEPLRELYKDEVRLLAKELGLPDSIVYRQPFPGPGLAVRVLGEITEEKLNICREANAIVEEEVKKANLDKDLWQYFAVVLDCKATGVKGDEREYNWIVALRMVKSLDAMTAHVPEIPFDLLKRISKRITSEIPNVARVVFDITDKPPATIEFE; translated from the coding sequence ATGTTTAATCCACAAAAATTTATTGAAGAAGCTGTGGAAGAAATAAAACAGCAAATTGGAGATAGGAAGGCAATAATTGCTTTGAGTGGAGGAGTAGATAGCTCTGTTGCGGCAGTTCTAACCCATAAGGCTATTGGAAATAACCTGACAGCTGTTTTTGTTGATACTGGATTGATGAGAAAAGGTGAGAGGGAAGAGGTTGAAAAAACATTTAGAGATAAGTTGGGATTAAATTTAATAGTTGTAGATGCAAAAGATAGATTTTTAGAGGCACTAAAGGGAGTTACAGACCCAGAAGAGAAGAGAAAGATTATAGGTAAGTTATTTATTGATGTTTTTGAAGAGATTGCTGAAGAAATAAAGGCAGAGGTTTTAGTGCAAGGAACTATAGCTCCAGATTGGATTGAAACACAAGGAAATATAAAAAGTCATCACAACGTTGCTCTACCACACGGAATGGTTTTAGAGGTTGTTGAACCATTGAGAGAGCTCTACAAAGATGAAGTTAGATTATTAGCAAAAGAGCTTGGATTGCCAGATAGCATCGTTTATAGACAACCATTCCCAGGGCCTGGATTAGCTGTTAGAGTTTTAGGGGAAATTACTGAAGAGAAATTAAATATATGTAGAGAAGCAAATGCAATAGTTGAGGAAGAAGTTAAAAAAGCTAATTTAGATAAAGATTTATGGCAATACTTTGCTGTTGTTTTGGACTGTAAAGCAACTGGAGTTAAAGGGGATGAAAGAGAATACAACTGGATTGTTGCTTTAAGGATGGTTAAGTCATTGGATGCTATGACCGCCCATGTCCCTGAAATACCTTTTGACTTGTTGAAGAGAATTAGCAAAAGAATCACTTCAGAAATTCCTAATGTAGCAAGAGTAGTGTTTGATATAACTGATAAACCGCCAGCAACTATTGAATTTGAATAA